A single window of Pseudarthrobacter psychrotolerans DNA harbors:
- a CDS encoding substrate-binding domain-containing protein: MTSHTASQDTRPLTLFCAFALKQAVQDVILPAFARAGGVPVEAVFEPTFRLLTRIEAGARPDVMAGITGSLADLAAANILTAPRPAARTGVGLAVAPNAPIPDISTVDAFIAAVTSARSVAYSRSGPSGIYFAGLLERLGIAKQVKARATVIDAGPTAVALLDGRADIAIHQLSELVLVPEAKIVGPLPESVQEYTDFSTAVGSEASGIPGAAALRDFLHSPQALAAYVANGLEPA, from the coding sequence ATGACCTCTCACACTGCCAGCCAAGACACCCGGCCCCTCACCCTTTTCTGCGCCTTTGCGCTCAAGCAGGCAGTCCAGGACGTCATCCTTCCGGCGTTCGCCCGGGCCGGCGGCGTACCGGTCGAGGCCGTCTTCGAGCCTACGTTCCGCTTGCTGACGCGGATCGAGGCAGGCGCCCGGCCGGACGTCATGGCAGGCATCACCGGTTCACTGGCGGACCTGGCTGCCGCCAACATCCTGACGGCGCCCAGGCCGGCTGCCCGGACCGGGGTGGGCTTGGCAGTTGCACCGAATGCCCCGATCCCTGATATCAGCACCGTGGACGCCTTCATCGCCGCCGTGACGTCCGCCCGCTCCGTGGCCTATTCCCGCAGCGGTCCCAGCGGGATCTATTTCGCCGGACTCTTGGAGCGGCTGGGGATTGCCAAGCAGGTCAAGGCCCGGGCCACCGTTATTGATGCCGGGCCCACGGCAGTGGCGCTGCTGGACGGCAGGGCCGACATCGCGATCCACCAGCTGAGTGAACTGGTCCTCGTTCCGGAGGCGAAAATCGTTGGCCCCCTGCCCGAGTCGGTCCAGGAGTACACGGACTTCTCCACGGCGGTCGGCAGCGAAGCGTCCGGCATTCCGGGGGCCGCAGCCTTGCGCGACTTCCTGCACAGCCCGCAGGCCCTTGCAGCCTATGTGGCCAACGGGCTGGAACCCGCCTAA
- a CDS encoding SRPBCC domain-containing protein: MPVISSTKNLEALSFTLVAEFDAGVDRVWQIWEDPRQLERWWGPPTWPATFEEFDFQPGGKAGYYMTGPDGEKAGGWWRFTAIEAPRRLEFDDGFADEAGAPNEAMGITHAAVDLEDLGGRTRMTVRSTFESEEQMEQMVQMGMEEGMREAAGQIDAVLAQHVRA; encoded by the coding sequence ATGCCTGTTATCAGTTCCACCAAGAACCTCGAAGCACTCAGCTTCACCCTCGTGGCCGAGTTCGACGCCGGCGTCGACCGTGTCTGGCAGATCTGGGAAGACCCCCGCCAGCTGGAGCGCTGGTGGGGTCCGCCCACCTGGCCGGCCACATTCGAGGAGTTCGATTTCCAGCCCGGCGGGAAGGCCGGGTACTACATGACCGGCCCCGACGGGGAGAAGGCCGGCGGCTGGTGGCGCTTCACCGCCATCGAGGCGCCGCGCAGGCTGGAGTTCGACGACGGCTTCGCCGATGAAGCCGGCGCCCCGAACGAGGCCATGGGAATCACCCATGCCGCCGTTGACCTCGAGGACCTGGGCGGCCGCACCCGGATGACCGTTCGGTCCACCTTCGAGTCCGAAGAGCAGATGGAACAGATGGTCCAGATGGGCATGGAAGAGGGCATGCGGGAAGCGGCGGGGCAGATCGACGCCGTGCTCGCCCAACACGTCCGCGCCTGA
- a CDS encoding metalloregulator ArsR/SmtB family transcription factor translates to MVVDQLRDADVDRLFQALADGTRRDIVRRVTAGEYSVSGLAALYAMSFAAVQKHVAVLERASLVTKEKRGREQIVRGDHEGLQKARRLLDEYEAIWRQRAGRIADILAEG, encoded by the coding sequence ATGGTTGTAGATCAGCTCAGAGACGCGGACGTTGACCGCCTGTTCCAGGCGCTCGCGGACGGCACCCGGCGGGACATTGTCCGGCGGGTGACGGCGGGGGAGTATTCCGTCTCCGGCCTCGCCGCCCTCTACGCCATGAGTTTCGCCGCCGTCCAGAAGCATGTGGCGGTGCTGGAGCGGGCTTCCCTGGTAACGAAGGAGAAGCGCGGAAGGGAGCAGATCGTGCGGGGTGACCACGAAGGGCTGCAGAAGGCCCGCCGGCTGCTTGACGAGTATGAAGCGATCTGGCGGCAGCGCGCCGGGCGGATCGCAGACATTCTGGCTGAAGGATAG
- a CDS encoding TspO/MBR family protein: MPATIPTDAPEAVPDGPSPWRQIAALTGFLSLSWAVSFVGSLPVRAAADGWYALADKAPWTPPGLMFTSVWLVLYAAMAVAAWLVWRQRRLPRRRALRLYSLQLALNLLWPMTFFGLFPLLGTAALWLALAVLAALTLTAVLTVLRFGPISPAAGVLMLPNVSWLVFSASLNLYAAVSN, translated from the coding sequence GTGCCTGCCACTATTCCCACCGATGCCCCCGAGGCAGTCCCGGACGGGCCATCCCCGTGGCGGCAGATCGCTGCCCTGACCGGCTTCCTGTCGCTCTCCTGGGCCGTGTCATTCGTGGGGTCCCTCCCGGTCCGGGCGGCTGCCGACGGCTGGTACGCGCTGGCGGACAAAGCCCCCTGGACGCCTCCCGGGCTGATGTTCACCTCAGTCTGGCTGGTCCTGTACGCGGCGATGGCCGTGGCGGCCTGGCTGGTGTGGCGGCAGCGGCGCCTCCCGCGCCGGCGCGCACTCAGGCTCTATTCGCTCCAGCTGGCCCTGAACCTGCTCTGGCCGATGACCTTCTTCGGCCTGTTTCCACTGCTGGGGACCGCGGCGCTCTGGCTGGCCCTGGCCGTCCTCGCCGCCCTCACCCTCACGGCGGTCCTGACCGTTCTGCGCTTCGGACCAATCAGTCCGGCGGCCGGCGTCCTGATGCTGCCGAACGTATCATGGCTGGTGTTTTCGGCGTCCCTGAACCTTTACGCTGCCGTCAGCAACTAA
- a CDS encoding DNA alkylation repair protein — MSETITAGLLGEVMAELAVLEDPKMRDANAKRGDDHGVNLTRLREVAKRLKTQQELARQLWATNHTAARLVALLICRPKAFERDELDTMLREARAPKVHDWLVNYVVKKSPHAEDLRVAWTADPDPVVASAGWALTSERVAKKPAGLDLPGLLDTIEAEMKDAPDRLQWAMNHTLAFVGIEHAELRARALDIGERLEVLKDYPTPPNCTSPFAPSWINEMVSRQARA; from the coding sequence ATGTCCGAGACGATAACAGCCGGGCTGCTGGGCGAAGTGATGGCCGAACTGGCCGTGCTTGAAGACCCGAAGATGCGCGATGCGAACGCGAAGCGCGGCGACGACCACGGGGTGAACCTGACCAGGCTGCGCGAGGTTGCGAAGCGGCTGAAGACCCAGCAGGAACTCGCGCGTCAGCTCTGGGCGACGAACCACACTGCGGCGAGGCTCGTGGCGCTGCTGATCTGCCGGCCCAAGGCCTTCGAACGCGACGAACTGGACACCATGCTCCGCGAGGCGCGCGCCCCCAAAGTGCACGACTGGCTGGTGAACTACGTGGTGAAGAAGAGCCCGCATGCGGAGGACCTGCGCGTGGCCTGGACGGCGGACCCGGATCCGGTGGTGGCAAGTGCCGGTTGGGCCCTGACCAGCGAGCGCGTGGCGAAGAAGCCCGCGGGGCTCGACCTCCCGGGGCTGCTGGACACCATCGAGGCGGAGATGAAGGACGCGCCGGACCGGCTGCAGTGGGCGATGAACCACACGCTGGCCTTCGTTGGGATCGAGCACGCGGAGCTCCGGGCCCGCGCGCTCGATATCGGAGAGCGGCTTGAGGTCCTCAAGGACTATCCGACGCCGCCGAACTGCACCTCGCCGTTCGCGCCGAGCTGGATCAACGAGATGGTGAGCCGCCAGGCCAGGGCGTAA